In Populus nigra chromosome 1, ddPopNigr1.1, whole genome shotgun sequence, one genomic interval encodes:
- the LOC133686035 gene encoding uncharacterized protein LOC133686035 — translation MGRGRGKGKKLTVSNHDDTGSGEEEKIPAQKRRGRPQKPLKDDIDEEEVEKIEDEEVENGKTGITSKETKSPTAAENGKKRKRYSQAKEKPDSVKEENGVGTRSSTDDSTKSNGFRHNRSRRKNKPRRAAEAGVECK, via the coding sequence ATGGGTAGAGGCAGAGGTAAGGGAAAGAAGTTGACTGTAAGCAATCATGATGATACTGGAAGTGGCGAGGAAGAGAAAATTCCAGCGCAGAAGAGAAGGGGACGGCCACAAAAACCACTGAAAGATGACATTGATGAGGAAGAAgtagaaaaaattgaagatgaaGAGGTAGAGAATGGAAAAACTGGTATCACAAGCAAAGAGACAAAAAGTCCAACGGCAGCAGAAAATGGAAAGAAGAGGAAGCGATATTCACAGGCAAAGGAGAAACCTGATTCTGTAAAGGAAGAAAATGGTGTTGGAACCAGATCAAGTACTGATGACTCAACCAAGTCTAATGGTTTTCGGCATAACAGAAGTAGGCGGAAAAACAAGCCTCGTCGTGCTGCTGAAGCAGGTGTGGAATGTAAGTGA
- the LOC133678614 gene encoding beta-glucosidase 24-like gives MPPLICTPPRYQLPLLTTMATQSYVLCILILGLVASNIVASTAPSHEIHSFNRQSFPPGFIFGAASAAYQYEGAAFQDGKGLSIWDTFTHKFPEKITDRSNGDVAVDQYHRYKEDVKIMKDMGLDSYRFSISWPRILPKGKLSGGVNKAGIEYYNNLINELVANGLKPLVTLFHWDTPQALDSEYGSFLSTRIVKDFEDFVDVCFREFGDRVKHWITLNEPNIFTSGGYAAGSTAPNRCSAWQNLNCTGGDSSTEPYVVGHNLIKSHAAAVRLYKAKYQATQKGIIGITVASHWFLPYSNSTEDKAATQRSLDFFYGWYMDPVVFGDYPSSMRSLVGKRLPKFTKEESAFIKGSFDFIGLNYYTAFYAENLPKSNISHPSYLTDSLATSRSDRNGVLIGPQAGSTWLHVYPKGIRKLLLYTKRKYNDPVIYITENGVSEVNNEGKLTLKQQLNDTMRIDYYRSHLSFLRLAIAEGVKVKGYFAWSFLDDFEWSSGYTVRFGIMYIDYKNGLKRIPKLSARWFKNFLKKKKA, from the exons ATGCCACCCTTGATTTGCACACCACCCAGATATCAGTTACCGTTGTTAACAACCATGGCAACTCAAAGCTATGTGTTGTGCATTCTCATTCTTGGCTTGGTAGCCAGTAATATTGTAGCCTCTACTGCACCTAGCCACGAGATTCATTCTTTTAATCGTCAGAGTTTTCCACCAGGTTTCATTTTTGGGGCAGCATCAGCAGCTTACCAG TACGAAGGTGCAGCTTTCCAAGATGGCAAAGGACTAAGCATATGGGATACATTTACGCATAAATTTCCTG AAAAAATAACTGATCGTAGCAATGGAGACGTGGCTGTTGATCAATATCATCGTTACAAG GAAGATGTTAAGATCATGAAAGACATGGGCTTAGACTCCTACAGATTTTCAATCTCATGGCCTAGAATATTGCCAA AAGGAAAGCTGAGTGGGGGAGTGAATAAAGCAGGAATCGAATACTACAACAACCTCATTAATGAGCTCGTAGCAAATG GCTTAAAACCCCTTGTGACTCTTTTCCATTGGGACACTCCTCAAGCCTTAGATTCTGAGTATGGGAGTTTTCTAAGTACTAGGATTGT GAAAGACTTCGAGGACTTTGTAGATGTTTGCTTTAGAGAATTTGGAGATAGAGTTAAGCACTGGATCACATTGAATGAACCGAATATCTTTACTTCGGGAGGCTATGCTGCTGGTAGTACCGCACCAAATAGATGTTCAGCTTGGCAGAATTTAAATTGTACTGGTGGGGATTCATCAACAGAACCATATGTGGTGGGACACAATCTGATTAAATCTCATGCTGCTGCTGTAAGATTATACAAGGCAAAATACCAG GCAACTCAAAAGGGCATAATAGGGATCACAGTAGCATCCCACTGGTTTTTGCCATACTCTAATTCTACAGAGGACAAAGCTGCTACACAACGGTCCCTGGATTTCTTTTATGGATG GTACATGGATCCAGTAGTTTTCGGTGATTATCCAAGTTCAATGAGGTCTCTTGTTGGGAAAAGATTACCCAAATTCACCAAGGAGGAATCTGCATTTATAAAGggatcatttgattttattgggtTGAATTACTACACTGCTTTCTATGCGGAAAATTTGCCTAAATCAAATATTTCACATCCAAGCTACTTGACGGATAGTCTTGCCACCAGTAGGA GTGATCGTAATGGTGTTCTTATTGGTCCACAG GCAGGATCAACTTGGCTCCATGTTTATCCTAAAGGAATTCGTAAACTTTTGCTCTACACCAAGAGGAAATACAATGATCCAGTTATTTACATCACTGAGAATG GCGTAAGTGAGGTAAATAATGAAGGCAAATTAACGCTTAAGCAACAACTAAATGACACCATGAGGATCGATTACTACCGCAGCCATCTCTCTTTCTTGAGATTAGCAATAGC tgaggGTGTCAAGGTGAAGGGATACTTCGCATGGTCATTTTTGGATGACTTCGAATGGAGTTCTGGTTACACCGTAAGATTTGGTATCATGTACATTGATTATAAAAATGGATTGAAGAGAATCCCAAAACTCTCAGCTCGGTGGTTCAAGAACTTCCTCAAGAAAAAGAAGGCATGA
- the LOC133682721 gene encoding uncharacterized protein LOC133682721: protein MLELLASYNEQVGALVLDNAPQNANYTSHQIQKEILHVFARNVQSSIRHDIGDARFCLIVDEARDESRREQMTLVIRFVDRSGFIRERFLDIVHVKDTTASTLKKEISFVLSHHNLDVQNIRGQGYDGASNMRGEWNGLQALFINDCPYAYYVHCLAHQLQLALIAAAREISDVHTFFQNLIFIINIVSASCKRNDELRAFQAATIEHLVDIGEIETGKGVNQVGGLQLPGDSRWSSHFKSICSLIKMYGATCLVLENIALDGSTYSQRGDAAFSFKLLMSIDFAFILHIMKNVMGITDVLC, encoded by the coding sequence atgttaGAACTTTTAGCATCATACAATGAACAAGTAGGTGCTCTTGTTTTGGATAATGCTCCACAAAATGCTAATTACACCTcgcatcaaattcaaaaagaaattttgcatGTCTTTGCTAGAAATGTTCAGTCTTCAATTCGTCATGACATTGGTGATGCAAGATTTTGCTTAATTGTTGATGAAGCTCGAGATGAATCCAGAAGAGAGCAAATGACCCTTGTTATAAGGTTTGTTGATAGAAGTGGATTTATACGAGAACGATTTTTGGATATAGTTCATGTCAAAGATACAACTGCTTCAACTCTTAAGAAAGagatttcctttgttttatctcatcacaatcttgatgttcaaaatattaGGGGCCAAGGGTATGATGGTGCTAGTAATATGCGTGGGGAGTGGAATGGATTGCAAGCTTTATTCATTAATGATTGCCCTTatgcatattatgtacattgctTAGCTCATCAATTACAATTGGCTCTTATTGCTGCAGCTAGAGAAATATCTGATGTTCACACTTTCTTTcagaacttgatttttattattaacattgttAGTGCTTCTTGCAAGCGTAATGATGAATTACGGGCTTTTCAAGCAGCTACAATTGAACATTTAGTTGATATTGGTGAGATTGAAACGGGTAAAGGAGTTAATCAAGTAGGTGGTTTGCAACTACCTGGAGATAGCAGATGGAGTTCGCACTTCAAATCAATTTGcagtttgataaaaatgtatGGGGCAACTTGCTTGGTTCTTGAAAACATCGCTTTAGATGGATCTACTTATTCTCAACGTGGTGATGCGGCTTTTTCATTTAAGTTGCTAATGTCAATTGATTTTGCATTCATCTTGCATATAATGAAGAATGTTATGGGAATTACTGATGTGCTTTGCTAA